The genomic DNA AGGTAGCAGATGGTTAAGCCCTTAGTACCTAGCAAAAGTCCAGGTTCTAGTGCTTTTATGCCGATATATGTAACTTATCATATGACTAACAGTGTAGCCCTTGTGTACTCAAAAGTTAgttcactgtgttcaatgggacttaatacCTAGAAAGTATATTTTCTGCAACCCTTTCTCATGCCTGCATGGCCAAAGGCTTAAAAATGCCAACCATTTGGGATGCCAAGATTGTAAAGACATTACTAAATATATCAAAGAAAGGATGGCTGTTTTAAGCTGCAAAAACTCAAAAAGTTGTTGCTGCTTGGTAAAGCTGGGTTTTGTTTGCATAACTTTCTTTCCTTGCAACACTAATTGAGAGAACAGAAGTAATGAATTAGAGCCATTAAAATATTGCAGGAGGAATGGTAAATTATGTATAACTTTAGGGTATGTCAAATAAACCCTCAACCAAGACAAAGATCCATTCTGTTCTAGACTTTGGAAGGCTGGGGAGGAGGACACAAAGAGAACTAACACAGTCCCAGTTTAGGAGTGTCTAACGTGGCTCCCTTGCCTGAACACCATCTGGAACTATGTGCTCTGCAGGTACCATTTTACTGTACACCTGCTCTCTGATACTTGCACACTGGTCTGGATTATGTAAGAGGGTGACTGGGTACTGCCACAAGGTCATTAAGTTTGATTTGCTGGTCCCAACCAACTATAAATGATAGCTTGGTGGACAATTATTTACATTTACATCCCCTCTTCCTCAAAACAGCTTCTATATGCGTCCTACGCAGATCCCAACTCTGCTTACCTTCAGCAACATATGGATGTAGGCAGGGATATAGAGAGagcacagtggttctcaaagagtATGGCATGCCACGTTGGTGTGGCAGGAAAGGATAGCAAATGTggcgggaagattcaaggacaatcaaataaacatctaaacatttcagtgtagtatagtaaagcatcataatatatatttttatttgcagaatatggacaGATCTTTTCAAAACGAAGCACTGCTAGTTGTTGCTTCTTTTTGTgtcccaatgtatttcttatcaattaaaaattcagtgtggcaagagcagattattattttgaaattggCCCAGAGAAATAAGTCTGAAAACTActgatatatatacagtatattgatatatatatatagagagagagagaagtagggAAAGAGAGAGCCTATTATGCATACCTGAACAGTTGGGCTGAGTACTATGGAAATGTTctgtatattcatttttgtttctaGCTCCTTTGCAATTACATGGTCCATGTGCACAATCAGCCAAGAAATTAGGAGATAGTTACACTCTGGTAGTTCTTTCAGGAGACGCTGGCACTCCTGCAATTTCTCAACCTCCAGGCTCTTCCCACAAGCATCTTCAAAGCGAGGCATGAGCTCTTTGGTAAGCAAGTTCTCAGGCAGTTCACGCAGATACTGCTTCAACAAGCTGGCTACAGTGTTAGGCTCATACTCCTCCAGGTTGGGGGATTCTTCTCGGTCGTATGCTGCTTTTAGCTCATCCACCTTTGAtttaattccttaaaaaaaaaattagaatgaTTTCacaaaataattccaaaaacaaacaaaaatagagcaatcacacatttgaagcactattTCCATTTTGCAAAGTCAAAAAACACTGAGGAATGTACTCAagtaagttttattcagagcagacccattgaaattaatggacctacctTAGTtgcgttcattaatttcaataagtcTGTTCTCAGCAAAACTTTGTTGAATACGGTACTACTCTGGGCTCTTAACTCAAGAAATAACACTACAGCATGCTGACTGCAGATAAGGGTGTGGTGTACaatggaagaaggaaggaaggagcagtaGGCTGCATCTGCATGGCTTAGCACTGCATGGATGAGCCAGAACAAGCCTAAGCAGAACAAACCCACAGCTTGACACCAGCTTGTTATGAAACTTGCCAGTTTGTTTTAAATTAGAATCCTTGTTTCAAATGTAGTAACGATCCAGGATTCTGTGAAACTAAACTCTGCCAAAATGCACCTCAAGACTATGACGGAAGAGAATGATGCATACAAACCTGACAAGTCACTCTGACTCATCCTTGggtgttaaaccatagtttaacacACCCATGATCTGATGTGTCTGATGTGATGTACACTATCCACTTGCAATCCTTATTTCTATGAACCCACCTGGTCATCACAGGCCACCAAAATTCCATGCAGGCAAGTGCATGGAATTCTATGCTGGTGAATGAGCGCACTGGTGGAGGAGAGACAAACTTTTATGCTGTCCTCTGCCAGCGTGTTCGGTTTCCATACTAGCCACAGAAGAAGGAAAGGCACAGAAATGCAAAAGGCTTAAACACCCATccacactacagtcatacctcgtgttgcgcacgttcgggttacgcacctccgcgacccggaagtacTTTGCGGAGCGCGTGCAACGCgtgggtgcgcagaagcgttctgcgcacttcgcgcatgcacaaaacccgcaaacttccaggttttttctttttgttcattcGTGTTAAGTACGCCCAGGTTACGTGGCGCGACTTGGAACGGATcacgtacgtaacacggggtaccactgtactagtctGCTAAGAGGAGGGGGTTTCCCTCCTCCATGGCCACCTTGGAAACTAGCAGGTtagtaaaaaattaaataaaacaaggtTACAGGATACCAACTTTTATGGACTTATTTACAAGTCAGTTATAATCAGAGTACTTTACTTCTCTGGATTGTTCAGACTTGCCTGAACACTTTCCAATGCTTGCACAAATTCCCTTTCAAGCTTAAATTCCAAGCGGTATCCATATCTACTACCCAGAGAAGGACAGTTTACACTGTCATGGTCATACTGTAGCACAGCCTGGCATAGTAAAGGATATAAACCTATGAACCTCAAAGATCATAAAATTATACTTCTGCAAGAGAGAGTGACATAGTGTCAATAAAAGTGTGGCTATGATTTCATATTTATGTATCACTAATGTGCAATGTTTGCACTAAATATCTCTTCAAAATATTTACTTCCTCTGCAGTTTTGTCTTTAAATTCCGCCTTGGAATTTGCATTTCAGTTCCTGTCAAAACAGCTCGTGCTTTGCATTTCGATCACGGGCATGATGCCTCTCACAGGTGGCATTCACAATTCAAAATACAGCTGTATAATTAAATAAATGACTTGAATCATTGTTACTTTTATGTGGATCAAGGGTTACACAACTACCATGGCTGCTAATTATCTTGGCATTACCACCGGGGTGTTTTCTTCAAATCCAAGCTAAATCCTGAACTGCTATTGCAACATTTCCCCTGTTTTTTCAAGATACCAGCTAATGAGGACTTTGTGTATAAATTCCATTTGGAAGAAAGTCAAAATGAAAGTGTAGCAGGAAAAAACAGCTGAAGAATATGTTCTCTCCCCACCGTATGCCACTTGACAAACCACTATTTTACTTGCTAGCACTGAATCTTTTATACaacataattaaaaatatatagcaaacaaCTGCAAGGTTCTTAACATCTCTGATTAAGTTATATTCTCACAGTCCTCAAGCTACTTACACCACTATATACACCATTATACATACTGAAGTCACTACTCCAGAGCAAGCGTTGTGAGGAATGCAGTTGGGAAGTGCCATGTGCCAATTTTCTCTTTCTATCACAAAGACtgaaccatgttgttgttttcaattgcTGTACTCAGCAAGCAGGTTGTGGCAGATGGCTGAGGAAACCGCTTGGAAATCAGTGCCACTCTAGGGAAGCATGACTTTAATGGATCTGATAAAACACTGTGCCCTCAAATGCAAAAGACTAGATTTGCTAATTTACGGCATAATCTTATGTGTTCATTGAAAATGAAATCCAGTCAAATTCAAAGGGCTTACTTCTAGGAAACTGGGCATAAAATTTGCAGCCTTAATTGCAGCGGTAATATATGTAATTTGTTGGGGGGGGACCAGAATCAAGCAatttataaattttatgaactaaatagataaataaaatgcacatttacccAGGAGCAAGCACCACTGAACACAAATGGCAGATGTATATAGAACTGTGTCTAACTTCTTGAACTTTAATATGTATAAGCAGGGTAAATACTTTTTCAATTATACCTGCTTATCAGCAATCCTTCCAGCCTTAGAGCTAGCCTAAATTCAACAGCAGCTAAACACATTTGGTTTTAGGAAGCTGCAGGCATTTACAAAGTCACATGAAGTTTTGGGCAATGTGAAGGTGGAGAGCCCCACCATGCCCTTTGGGTCAAAAGACAGGAGGCAAAGCAGAAGAAAGCTACCTTCAGTTGGGCCACTATACCTGAAACTCTGTAGATGCCTTCACATTTCATGCCATATTTCTCTACGTAATCTATACATTCCCGGAAAACTGCTGGCAGGCGGATGCCATCATACAACATGGTCCTTTCTGCTGCATCTGCCAAAGGGATACCAAACACAGGGCGAGGACTGGGAATATCCACCTGCAGTATTTCTGCCTCTTGagctggcttcttcttcttcttcttctctttccactgttTCACAACATCCGCTGCTGTCAAGTCTTTAGATTTTTTCTCTTTATGTTTTTCCTCCTTGTGCTTGTCCTCTTTATGTTTTTCAtctttgggtttttcttttatcttaaaatctttttccttctttttggaGAAACTTGGCTTCTTGAAAACGTGGATCCCTTTGGAGCGCTTTAACTTGGAGGGGCTTTCAGCTTCATCTCCAGAGCTGTCTTCCTGGAAGGCTGCATAGCCTTCCGCTGTTAAGAGAAAAAGGAAGCTATGAAGGAGGGAAAATATCAAATGCATAATCTACCTAGGAAAGCCAAAAGGCAGAAAAATGCTCAGCAATAATGTGCTACATACACATATTTGCAGAATTATGCAGGACTTGGGAGACAATTCTGATGTATATTCTTCCCCTGAAGAATgtatatgaattttaaaaattattattctggtATGAAAGCTCCATACACATTTTTCAGGAGGGATACACAAGCAGAATCACTTGATTACCTGCTGACAACAATATTCAAAAATGTCTGGTTTGAAGTTTAACTCCAACTTACAATGCAAGCCTAAGCCAAGGCTTGAatatcccattgtgttcagtggagtTATTCCCTAGTAAAGTAAACTTAGTACTGCCACCttaatatttttcattgtttCCTCCTAAAGTAAAATGTAACATCAAAATCAATACAGAACTGATACTGTAAAGTGATATGAACAGCACGTATCTATCTGCTTATCCTAAATCTTTAGCAATATTCCAGGATCTGCTGTAGACTCTTGTAAAAAAGCAGAATGTGCAGAGAATCTTGAACTTTGTATATGATTCAGGCCTATGTGATTTTACTTGGGTAGACACTTGCATCCTGTTGCATGAATTTTCCAGTTTGGTTACCATTTTCTAAGATGGCCAACAGGCAAACTGGGATATGTGATAATTTATGAATGAGCGCATCTATAAAGCTCATTATGGTGGCAAAAGAGTTTGTTAAACAAGATGAGTAGAAGAGCTATTGCTAGTCTCTATTACCACCAGGAGGGTCTAGCGGATAAAAAGCAGAATATGAGCAGGAAGACTCAGATTCAAATCCGTGCTAAGCTTTGGAAATTTAATGGATGCCATTTGGCTGGTAACCATAtcttagtctaacctacctcaacAAAGTTATTATAAGGAttagtgtgtgtctgtgtgtaggtGAGGCATGTACACTGTCCTGCCCTTGGTTCCTTGGAAGAAGAGTTGTATGAAAGTAaagttaataaaattatttaataacCAATGCAATCAGAAACAATATTCAAACAACACACATTTTTCactaataaatggaaataatttttgaACTTTCATTTGTTATTTAAGAAGCATCATAACAAAGTTGTTCATACTTGCAAAAAGTATAGAAACTTAGTTAGAACTTCTTGAACTTGCAcatttttaattttcatcatAAATATTAATTATAAGAATCATTATTATTAAGCTTGGAATGTCAAAAATATATGTATTCTTGCAGTGAATATAACACACTGTCATGGCATCAGTTCAACATCTTTGCAAGCGCACCTGAAGATCAACctgcaaaaaatacaaataatacaatCCTGCTGTATTAAAATGAGCAAGAGCTTTGCTACTGACTTCAATGAGAAGTGGGTTGCGTTGCAAAAATCACTAAGTTAACTGCTTGAAATAAAAAGGCTAGACCAGATATTCTAGGCAAACCAGATATTctacaatataaaaaattaatGTACGTAGGCACAACCTCTAAAAAGAAATAACTTACTTTTCAGTTCCATGGGCAAAGTCGTCCCAATCATCCTGACAAATCACTAACTACATGTGCCCATTTGGATTATGTAAACTGCACAAGAGAGTTCAATTCCACAGCCATAAGACAAACAAAGCTTTTGCTGCAAATTATCAGgtgctttactttgctgcctCTGAAATAAATGCACAGGAGTCCAATAAGCTACACCTCTTCTGCAACTAGCCCTGCCTACCCTGTAGGGAAGAATAAGAAAGTAAGTATCTAAAACACACCCAACACTTATTGCAGCACATATGCTAAGACAGAGGAGGAAagggctaaaaaacaacaaccctgaactaAACTTGATAGAGAACCTGCTAGAGcattggttcccaattagctaagtattgtgcctcccctgtttttcaaaagccaagccgtggaccctacttttgaaaattttgatatatTTATGGTAGTTTTTATGTGAACGGTGCCCTGGGTGAGTTATGCAGATCCACTATGCTAGAGCGCTGAAGTGATATTCCAGCATGAATGGCATGCCCAAAACTAACAAACAAATTGCGCAAAAAGGACAAttgggactttaaggaagaatgggaactttttacaaactatttgaaaaaaacaacagagacttagaatcactggcaggatttgaataaacatacacaaactttATTAGCGGAAAATGAATTTGAATAACAGGAAAATAATCTTTACAATTGTACAATATGCAGaaacagttaagggagctgggggaaatccggggggggggagggagggagagggggaaagggggaacaaTGTAATTGGCTGTATTGTTGATAATTTGTATGGATTTAAATTTCCTTAATAAAATTTTTACAGCATGAATGGCATGCCACCAAAGTGGGGATAAGAGCTCTGTATCCacagatttggaactagaatataTGGCCCATAAACAGACTGCCATGGTACAGCCTTTAAAAAACATGCTcaatgaagaagaaaataatgtttttccggcctttgattttttaaaaaaatgatttactaAATCCCAAATTCTGACTTTTAACTTCTCTGTTATGAGAAGACCCTATCATTGTCTCACTAAAGATGGGATTTGGGAACTGCCTCAGTTCAGTAAAGACCTGACCCAACATCCCCAGATTAAAAGATCCCTGATTGGACCAATGGCCCTTCTTTCCAGCAAGTATTCCACTATATCATATCTCTATTTAACCTATTCCTTTAGCTCAACTGTATGTCCCAAATCCTTTCTACAAATCGGCTTTCTTTATCTCTTGCCTTCTGCTACGCCCTAGGACCAAGAGTAATCAAGCCTTGACCCAACAGTTGCAGTCCTgcactaaaaataaaatccaaaatgaCTTAGGGAAGCACACTTACTTTTGGAGTAAGCGCCACTGAACATggtgggatttatttccaagcAAACATTCATAGCCTTCTGCTCTAAGAAACTCTAATTCTTCACATTACTTCAAAAACCAGCAGGCAAATAAGAATGCTGCCACttttaaaagaaggggggtggggaaaccacTTGAAGTCTGAAATTCTGGGCTCtcatatttgtttaaaatatttaataaataaacagcaaTTGAAATATTAGACCCATAATTTGAAGCTAAGCATCTTGAGTTTTTCTGAATGCCTACTGATACTTCTGTATACACAAAAATATAACAGCATCACAGTACAGAACAGAATGTTCACCATAGATCAAGGCACCAAGATAAAATGTAACTTTTCAAACAATTCAAACTTTGATTAACCAATGTGTCTTGCAATCAAAGTTAccccaaaatacaaaaaaatggagGACTAGTAATGCCTAAAAATGTATTATCAAGCAGCCATTCTGACAGCTATGGTACTTGTAGAAGGAGAACAGATAGTAGTAGAATTAGCACTGAAACAGTGGATGTGGATAAAAATGCCAAAAGCCGTAACTCCCAATATAATTAGAGAAGCAATTTCAGAACTTTTGGACAAGGCTTAGAAAACAGTTGTCTTTGGAGATTTACTGCTAATGccatttttttgcaataaatttaTTTTCAGATAGCTAGACAATACATGAATCTGTCGCAACAGAAACCAAAGGGAGCAATTAATGTCAACAATTTTAAATGAACAGAAGATCGATTCATCAGTCTTTAGTTATCCACACATTAAACACAGAGAAGGCAGGTTGGATGGCAGTAATGGCCACAGTATGCACAGGGCTGGGAGAAGGTATTGCTGCTATCTCCCCCTTGcaatatttaattgtttaatcaTTTGCACCTGCAAATGCCAAGGAAAAAAGTCCATTTGCAAGCAAGGTTTCACACCAAACTGCACCTGCAAATGAACAGCTTCAAGGGGGCTTTTAGAACCAATAAGCTGATCTGCCCCAACCACCTTAAAAAGAGGCCCATTTTCAGCCCAATTTCTGATccagcccttgggctgaaaatggttccccaccTGTTTTAAAGTGAGGGCATTAGATTCAGACTGTAATTTCTTTAGCTTAAGAAGCCAAGATATGAATGAGTATCGTACACTTGCAGAGAGCTGTTTTGCCACTCCCTTTGCATGAGCAGGCAAGTAAGTCAACAAGTTTCAATTAACAAGGGTTTCCCATTGTTTCCAAACCAGGAAACTACACTTAATGCTTACAAACAAGCAAGGAATACTAAGGCACTGTTTAAAGTTGGCTTAATATCCTGGTTTGTTTGGAATttgttaaccatagtttcccagtaCAAACCTATCAGGAAACTATAGGAATTATTTCCAGGCTTATTTCTGGATCATAGGAAAGGACTGAGGTGGTTCCAAGAGGCTTGATCATACCTCAGTTAATTATGAGATATGATAGTCAATACACAGCCATGATGTCACTGCTGCaatttggaaatatttttataGTCCTCATTTAGATGTCATGAAAGCCTTAGCAGATTTATAAATAATCTTAAGACTCTGATGGATAGGAAGGCAtcacataacaaaatatttgGTTAGAATTAGCACAGATTTTATAGCACCTTATGCCTTACGAAACATTTAcatactaaaaaaaacaacctataaCACTTATGAAATACATTTACACTTGTGGTGCCACACACATTGATaactaaatgaataaatgatatAAAGGACTACAGTATAATCACATCTTGCACAGTGGTTACACTCTGGGGATGGTGCATATACTCAGACCACCCCCTTGACCATACTTACCTTCTCGAGCCAATGTGCCAAGTGGACCTTATACCCAAGGAAGACAGAGAGCTTTTGAGCTCTTTGCCTTGCTTAACGGGCAAGACATGCTCAGCTTGTGGTCTCTGTGATGCTCTTGCGAGATCTGGTGGGGGCATCCACATTCCCACAAGATCTTGCAAGAGCATCCCAGAGCTCGCACACTGAGCAGGACTTGCCTGGTAAGCAAgatggagagcttaaaagctctttctgcactGGGAAAACCCAGCACAAAAGGAGCTTTTAAGTGTGCAATTAATTTGCGCCATTTCAACTGGCCTGCTTTCAACTGCGCAAGGCTGAAATCACACTCGTTAACTGTGCATAAGATGTGATCGTGCTGTAtattaaaacacatgcacacaagtaTTGAGTCATGAAAAGCAAACCgtaagacagaagtgcctggtgtgctctggtccatggggtcacgaaaagtcggacacaactaaacaacaacaaatactaaaaAGCACACTAGTAGCAAACAGATTGGAAGAGAAGGACTACCtacttcttttctccttctttttaaattttcctttcttcttcccatgtTCTTTCTCATCATCAGACACAATTTCTGGAGGCTCATGCAGGCTGTCATGAGGTGGTGATGGCTCACCAGTTCGATATAAGCCAGGGAATTTTGTTGGGCTGATTTCTTCAGAGCTCGGGGTCCGAGCAAGACTCCCGCCATGCTCTACTCTGCGGTGCTCACTGGGGCTGCTGGTGGGAGGCAGGAAGCACTCCGTCATTCTTACTCTCTGGCACCACAGCAGAACAATATCCTGTTACCTATCCATTATGCCTGCAATAAAAATAACACAGAGTATCGATGCAAAATACTATTATAGtgaaagaaactgctttcaatACAGCTCTATA from Lacerta agilis isolate rLacAgi1 chromosome 7, rLacAgi1.pri, whole genome shotgun sequence includes the following:
- the RALBP1 gene encoding ralA-binding protein 1 isoform X1, whose translation is MTECFLPPTSSPSEHRRVEHGGSLARTPSSEEISPTKFPGLYRTGEPSPPHDSLHEPPEIVSDDEKEHGKKKGKFKKKEKRTEGYAAFQEDSSGDEAESPSKLKRSKGIHVFKKPSFSKKKEKDFKIKEKPKDEKHKEDKHKEEKHKEKKSKDLTAADVVKQWKEKKKKKKPAQEAEILQVDIPSPRPVFGIPLADAAERTMLYDGIRLPAVFRECIDYVEKYGMKCEGIYRVSGIKSKVDELKAAYDREESPNLEEYEPNTVASLLKQYLRELPENLLTKELMPRFEDACGKSLEVEKLQECQRLLKELPECNYLLISWLIVHMDHVIAKELETKMNIQNISIVLSPTVQISNRVLYVFFTHVQEFFGNVILKRVTKPLRWSNMATMPALPETQESIKEEIRRQEFLLNCLHRDLQAGIKDLSKEERLWEVQRILTALKRKLREAKRQDCETKIAREIASLSKEDVSKEEMNENEEVINILLAQENEILTEQEELLAMEQFLRRQIATEKEEIDRLQAEIAEIQSRQHGRSETEEYSSESESESEDEEELQIILEDLQRQNEELEIKNNHLNQAIHEEREAIIELRGQLRLLQMQRAKSEQQVQEEEELEKRAGTSQQQQQQPQPPRETVPETKAAKEQPKAIKEPVKPSPSKERKETPI